GCGCAGCGCCTTGCTCCGTCGGGTCCAGACCTTTTCTTTCGCCACTCTGGACACCCTGCAGACCGGCAAGCTGATCGTCCGTTCGACCAGCGATGTCAATGCCGTGCAGATGATCGTCATGCTCTCCCTGAGGATTTTGACCCGCGCGCCGATCTGGGCGGTTGGCGCAATTATCCTGCTGATTGTCACCAGCCCCCAGCTGTCCTTGATCATGGCCCTGTTCGTGCCGCTGATCATGGTCCTGGTCTGGCTCTTTGCCCGACGCAGTCAGCCCATGTTTCTGCGCGTCCAGCAGTTGCTCGATCGGCTCAATGTGGTTCTGCAGGAGAATCTGGCCGGGGTCCGGGTGGTTAAGGCTTTTGTGCGCAGCAGCCATGAATCGAAGCGCTTCGATGCCGCCAATGAGGCCCTCACCGAAGGGACCATCGGGGTCGCCCGGCTGATGGCGGTGTTTTCCCCGCTGATGCTGCTGATCCTCAACCTGGCGATTGTCGGCGCGGTCTGGCTCGGCGGCAAAACCGCCATTGCCGGCGGGATGACGGTCGGGGAAGTGGTCGCCTCCATCAATTACCTGTCCTTTGCCCTGTTCCCGATCCTCATGCTCACCGCCATGCTCGGGCCGGTCTCAGCGGCCGACGCTTCGGCGCGGCGGATTCTCGAAGTCCTCGATGCCGAGGCCCAGCCGCGGGCCACCACCTCGGCCGTGTTAGCGGCGCAACCCCGTGGGCGGATTGCCTTTGAGCAGGTCAGCTTCTGTTATCCCGGGGAGCATGCAGAACCGGCTTTGACCGACATCTCCTTTGTGGCAGAAGCGGGCGAGACCCTGGCCATTGTCGGCGCTACCGGAGCGGGAAAATCGACCCTGATTCACTTGATCCCGCGTTTTTACGATGTCAGTGCCGGGCGGGTGACTTTTGACGGTGTCGATGTCCGCGACCTTGAACTGACCACTTTGCGCCGTGCCATCGGCATCGCTCTGCAGGAATCCGTTCTGTTCAGCGGCACCATTGCCGACAATATCCGCTATGGCAACCGGGCGGCCAGTGACGCAGAGGTGCAAGCCGCGGCCGAGGCGGCCCAGGCCGCCGAATTCATCGACGAACTCCCGGACGGCTACCAGACTCTGGTCGGTCAGCGTGGCGTGACCCTGTCCGGCGGCCAGCGCCAGCGCCTCGCCATTGCCCGGGCGCTGCTGGTCAAGCCGCAGGTCCTGATCCTGGACGATTCCACCAGCGCCCTTGATGTCGAGACCGAAGTGCGGCTGCAGGATGCACTCGATCGCCTGATCGCCGAGACGAACCATGCCACCACCCGGATCATCGTGGCCCAGCGCATCAGCACCGTGCTGCTGGCGGACAAGATCGTGGTCCTTGACCAGGGACGGGTCAGCGCCATCGGTAATCACCAACAACTGCTTGCCAGCAGTGAGGTCTATCGGGATATCTATCGGTCCCAGCTGGGTGAGCCGGCGGCCGTAACAGGAGGTGCCAATGGCTGAACAACGCACCGCATCAGTACGAATGAGCGGCATGCCCGGCCCGGGCGGCCGCGGCCCCGGCCGCCATAACATCGAACGGGCCAAAGACACCCGCCAGACCCTGCGGCGCCTGATGAACTACCTGCAACCCGAACGCGGCGCCATTATTCTGGTCGCGCTGATCGCCTTTTGCGGAACCGTCCTGGCGTTGACCGGTCCCTATCTGATGGGGCGGGCCATCGACCAGCTGCCGGGGCGTAATCTTCCCGCCTTGCTGCAGATGACCCTGTTCATGCTGGCCGCCTATGCTCTGGCGTCCGGCGCGCAGGCGGTGCAGGGGCTGCTGCTGGCCGGCATCTCCCAGCGGGCCATGCGCAAATTGCGCGCCGAGCTCTTCGACCGGCTGCAGACTTTTTCCCTGCGCTTCTTCGATACCCGTCAGCAGGGGGACCTGATGAGCAGGCTGACCAATGACATGGATGCCATCAGCCGGGTCCTCACCGACAACGCCGCGCAGTTCTTTACCGGGCTGCTGACCCTGGTCGGGATCCTCGGCATCATTTTCGTACTCAGCCCCTGGCTGGCCCTCGGTTCGATGATCGCCTTTCCGCTGATGATCGGCCTGGTCGGCACGGTCGGCAGCAAGACCCGTGCGGCGTTTCGCAGTTATCAGGAACGTCTCGGCGGACTCAATGCGGTCCTTGAAGAAACCTATAGCGGTCAGCGGGTGGTGCTCGCCTTCGGCCAGGAAGACTATGTTTTGAACCGTTTTGACCAGGCCAATGAAGAGGTGCGTACGGTTGGCGTCAAGGCCATGACCCTGGCCCTGCTGGTCATGCCGATGATGGGCATCCTCTCCAATCTGAATGTCGCCATCCTCTGCGGACTGGGCGGCTGGCTGGCCATCAAGGGGCTGGTCAGTATTGGCACCATCGCAGCTTTCATCACCTATTCGCGGCGGTTTGCCGAACCTCTGCGCCAGCTTGGCAACCTTTATAACCAGGTGCAGGGAGCTTTGGCCGGGGCCGAACGGATTTTCAACCTGCTCGATACTGCTTCGGAACAGGGGGATGCTCCGACTGCACCGGAGCTACCACGGGTGGCCGGAGAGGTCGAGTTCGACCATCTCAGCTTCGCCTACCA
The Pelobacter seleniigenes DSM 18267 DNA segment above includes these coding regions:
- a CDS encoding ABC transporter ATP-binding protein, translating into MAEQRTASVRMSGMPGPGGRGPGRHNIERAKDTRQTLRRLMNYLQPERGAIILVALIAFCGTVLALTGPYLMGRAIDQLPGRNLPALLQMTLFMLAAYALASGAQAVQGLLLAGISQRAMRKLRAELFDRLQTFSLRFFDTRQQGDLMSRLTNDMDAISRVLTDNAAQFFTGLLTLVGILGIIFVLSPWLALGSMIAFPLMIGLVGTVGSKTRAAFRSYQERLGGLNAVLEETYSGQRVVLAFGQEDYVLNRFDQANEEVRTVGVKAMTLALLVMPMMGILSNLNVAILCGLGGWLAIKGLVSIGTIAAFITYSRRFAEPLRQLGNLYNQVQGALAGAERIFNLLDTASEQGDAPTAPELPRVAGEVEFDHLSFAYQPDTPVLQDISLHARPGQRIALVGHTGAGKTTIVNLLSRFYDPQQGTIRIDGIDISTVSRDSLRRQLGVVLQQSFLFSESVLENIRYGRLDASDEEVMTAARLAHADGFIRRLPQGYDTLLSERGGNLSEGQRQLVTIARAILADPAILILDEATSSVDTRTEARIQKALQELMTGRTSFVIAHRLSTIATADQVIVIDQGRIIEQGTHDTLLARQGTYHRLYVSQFRGQTAGAGKGTERSVQAGR
- a CDS encoding ABC transporter ATP-binding protein: MKSLLRLYGFLRPYRRASYAALLLLFAMVAADLLIPHLTQRIIDQGIAAGNLQVVISTALLMTGAALASACFAIANNYLSVSVAMNFGADLRSALLRRVQTFSFATLDTLQTGKLIVRSTSDVNAVQMIVMLSLRILTRAPIWAVGAIILLIVTSPQLSLIMALFVPLIMVLVWLFARRSQPMFLRVQQLLDRLNVVLQENLAGVRVVKAFVRSSHESKRFDAANEALTEGTIGVARLMAVFSPLMLLILNLAIVGAVWLGGKTAIAGGMTVGEVVASINYLSFALFPILMLTAMLGPVSAADASARRILEVLDAEAQPRATTSAVLAAQPRGRIAFEQVSFCYPGEHAEPALTDISFVAEAGETLAIVGATGAGKSTLIHLIPRFYDVSAGRVTFDGVDVRDLELTTLRRAIGIALQESVLFSGTIADNIRYGNRAASDAEVQAAAEAAQAAEFIDELPDGYQTLVGQRGVTLSGGQRQRLAIARALLVKPQVLILDDSTSALDVETEVRLQDALDRLIAETNHATTRIIVAQRISTVLLADKIVVLDQGRVSAIGNHQQLLASSEVYRDIYRSQLGEPAAVTGGANG